Proteins found in one Geothermobacter hydrogeniphilus genomic segment:
- a CDS encoding glutamate synthase-related protein: protein METMRVQDVTPNDLPWKIRYDASRCTLCGSCVSACSFRAIEAKVERRRMVFSESELPEPKARFSAVPVIRQVKSVKNYCRGCGICEKVCPNDAIRPERNPDTRHPIVTRCLGGDSIKRGGRKNLESTVRTLDKIRVGRISQMTDPSLDAQRHTFDLLAPFGRILPPQKLPLGVGPEGLLRTEGSTPPVRWIYPVVIGDMSIGALSWRMWEAVAMATAYLNEECGLPVRMCSGEGGVPVRLLKSRYLKYMILQIASGHFGWNRIAKAMPHMIEDPAGVLIKIGQGAKPGDGGLLMAQKVAEHIQAIRGVPKADLLSPPNHQGLYSIEESVQKMFLSFNAAFKFRVPVAIKVAASSTSVSVFNNLVRDPYNIVGGFFLDGIDGGTGAAHEVSLDHTGHPIVSKLRDCYLAAVAQGRQGQIPLWAAGGLGKTGDLAADAFKMIALGANGVFSGKLILQMAGCVGNDQGRCNACNTGLCPVGITTQEPPLVHRLDPERVAQNIVNYFLAMDTELKKLMAPIGNSSLPVGRSDALVATDRAVADKLQIQYVC from the coding sequence ATGGAAACAATGAGAGTTCAGGACGTTACCCCCAACGACCTGCCGTGGAAAATCCGTTACGACGCCAGCCGCTGCACCCTCTGCGGGTCCTGTGTCTCGGCCTGTTCGTTCCGGGCCATCGAGGCCAAGGTGGAACGGCGGCGGATGGTCTTTTCCGAGAGCGAGCTGCCGGAGCCGAAGGCGCGCTTTTCCGCGGTGCCGGTCATCCGCCAGGTGAAGTCGGTGAAGAATTACTGCCGCGGCTGCGGGATCTGCGAAAAGGTCTGCCCCAACGACGCCATCCGCCCGGAGCGCAACCCGGACACCCGCCACCCGATCGTCACCCGCTGTCTCGGTGGCGATTCGATCAAACGCGGCGGACGCAAGAATCTGGAATCGACGGTACGCACCCTGGACAAGATCCGCGTCGGGCGGATTTCGCAGATGACCGACCCGAGCCTTGACGCCCAGCGGCATACCTTCGACCTGCTGGCACCCTTCGGCCGCATCCTGCCGCCGCAGAAACTGCCCCTGGGGGTCGGTCCCGAGGGTCTGCTGCGGACCGAAGGCAGTACGCCGCCGGTGCGCTGGATCTACCCGGTGGTGATCGGCGACATGTCGATCGGTGCCCTCTCCTGGCGGATGTGGGAAGCGGTGGCGATGGCGACCGCCTATCTCAACGAGGAGTGCGGGCTGCCGGTGCGGATGTGCTCCGGCGAGGGCGGTGTGCCGGTGCGTCTGCTCAAGTCCCGCTACCTGAAATACATGATTTTGCAGATCGCTTCCGGGCATTTCGGCTGGAACCGGATCGCCAAGGCGATGCCGCACATGATCGAGGATCCGGCCGGGGTGCTGATCAAGATCGGCCAGGGGGCCAAGCCGGGCGACGGCGGCCTGCTGATGGCGCAGAAGGTCGCCGAGCATATCCAGGCGATTCGCGGCGTGCCCAAGGCCGACCTGCTCTCCCCGCCCAACCACCAGGGGCTCTATTCGATCGAAGAGAGCGTGCAGAAGATGTTCCTCTCCTTCAACGCCGCCTTCAAGTTTCGGGTGCCGGTGGCGATCAAGGTAGCCGCCTCGTCGACCTCGGTCTCGGTCTTCAACAACCTGGTGCGCGATCCCTACAACATCGTCGGCGGTTTCTTCCTCGACGGCATCGACGGCGGCACCGGCGCCGCCCACGAGGTCTCCCTCGATCACACCGGTCATCCGATCGTCTCCAAGCTGCGCGACTGCTACCTGGCCGCCGTGGCCCAGGGGCGCCAGGGGCAGATCCCGCTCTGGGCGGCCGGCGGCCTCGGCAAGACCGGCGACCTCGCCGCCGACGCCTTCAAGATGATCGCCCTCGGCGCCAACGGCGTTTTCTCCGGTAAGCTGATTCTGCAGATGGCCGGCTGCGTCGGCAACGACCAGGGGCGCTGCAACGCCTGCAACACCGGTCTCTGCCCGGTTGGCATCACCACCCAGGAGCCGCCGCTGGTACACCGGCTCGACCCGGAGCGGGTGGCGCAGAACATCGTCAACTATTTCCTGGCGATGGACACTGAGTTGAAGAAACTGATGGCCCCGATCGGCAACAGCTCCCTGCCGGTCGGCCGTTCTGACGCCCTGGTGGCGACTGATCGCGCCGTGGCCGACAAACTGCAGATTCAGTACGTATGTTAA
- a CDS encoding sigma-54-dependent transcriptional regulator — translation MKLKTLPSERRDLLGLVAEAAFSCPFSPDRDRLDRQIAGVGDSFPDRQLLSRVTGRVRQQLDALGPRDRLRPTDFGAEDARLLRTALLFDLFHRAADDLDRHIRRQLDSGEEPIPVPFAADLLGTMRSWGCGGNESLRYLAFFYQLRRAFYFIAEGLVGCSPCMVELRRRLWHNVFTADITRFESFLWDRMEDFSTLLLGETGCGKGAAAAAIGRSGHIPFDERRGCFRESFTRTFLGINLSQYPSTLIESELFGHRRGAFTGAVDQYQGVFSRCSPHGAIFLDEIGDVEIPVQIKLLQVLQEREFCPVGSHQRQRFSGRVIAATNRSLEELRDSGAFRDDFYYRLCSDVIQVPSLRQRLSEDGRELQLLLGVVVKRSVGEDAPELVAWLGAELRRQLPGDYAWPGNVRELEQAVRRLLLNGSYAGEAVRPAAAEGFGRRVEQGRMAVAELLAGYCGLLYRRHGTYEEVARITGLDRRTVKKYVLADQDGQGSAGF, via the coding sequence ATGAAACTCAAAACTCTCCCTTCGGAGCGTCGCGACCTTCTCGGGCTGGTGGCCGAGGCGGCCTTCAGTTGTCCCTTCAGTCCCGACCGGGACCGGCTGGACCGGCAGATTGCCGGGGTCGGCGACTCCTTTCCCGACCGGCAGCTGCTGTCGCGGGTGACCGGCCGGGTGCGGCAGCAGCTCGATGCCCTGGGGCCCCGCGACCGGCTGCGACCGACTGACTTCGGCGCCGAGGATGCCCGTCTGCTGCGGACGGCACTGCTGTTCGATCTCTTTCATCGTGCGGCCGACGATCTCGATCGCCACATTCGTCGGCAGCTGGATTCGGGGGAGGAGCCGATCCCGGTGCCCTTCGCCGCCGACCTGCTCGGTACCATGCGGAGCTGGGGCTGCGGCGGCAACGAGTCTTTGCGCTACCTGGCCTTTTTCTACCAGCTGCGGCGCGCCTTTTACTTCATTGCCGAGGGGCTGGTCGGCTGCAGTCCGTGCATGGTCGAGTTGCGGCGTCGCCTCTGGCACAATGTGTTTACCGCCGATATCACCCGCTTCGAATCCTTCCTCTGGGACCGGATGGAGGATTTCTCCACCCTGTTGCTGGGAGAGACCGGTTGCGGCAAGGGAGCGGCCGCGGCCGCCATCGGACGCTCCGGGCATATCCCCTTTGACGAGCGGCGGGGCTGTTTCAGGGAGAGCTTTACCCGCACCTTTCTCGGTATCAACCTCTCCCAGTATCCGTCAACCCTGATCGAGTCGGAGTTGTTCGGCCATCGTCGCGGCGCCTTCACCGGGGCGGTCGACCAGTACCAGGGGGTCTTTTCCCGCTGTTCGCCGCACGGCGCCATTTTTCTCGATGAGATCGGCGATGTGGAGATCCCGGTCCAGATCAAGCTGCTGCAGGTCCTGCAGGAGCGCGAATTCTGCCCGGTCGGATCACACCAGCGCCAGCGGTTTTCCGGGCGGGTGATCGCCGCCACCAACCGGTCGCTGGAGGAGTTGCGCGACAGCGGGGCGTTCCGCGATGATTTTTATTATCGGCTCTGTTCCGATGTCATTCAGGTGCCGTCTCTGCGGCAGCGGTTGAGTGAGGACGGGCGGGAATTGCAGCTGCTGCTCGGGGTGGTGGTGAAGCGCAGTGTCGGGGAGGACGCGCCGGAGTTGGTCGCCTGGCTGGGTGCGGAACTGCGAAGGCAGTTGCCGGGTGATTATGCCTGGCCCGGCAATGTGCGGGAACTGGAACAGGCGGTGCGGCGGCTGCTGCTCAACGGCAGCTACGCCGGCGAGGCGGTCCGCCCGGCGGCCGCGGAGGGGTTCGGCAGGAGGGTCGAGCAGGGGCGGATGGCGGTTGCCGAGCTGCTGGCCGGCTATTGCGGGCTGCTCTACCGGCGGCACGGCACCTACGAAGAGGTCGCCCGCATCACCGGCCTTGACCGGCGCACGGTCAAGAAGTATGTGCTGGCCGACCAGGACGGGCAGGGTTCGGCAGGTTTCTGA
- a CDS encoding HD-GYP domain-containing protein, with amino-acid sequence MDGSRPVEMIQAMLRAVQGLKLYPAQHPNLQRQVNDWLLCLERLLREQPRVVLGVHQQTLFCNDRLFTEPLAAAENLLAVLTGRAIATIVFTRGVTARELADFLVLLTGPGGPEQLLESCRRAGLRHIQAQLVEDEEDREPAQRADKVYQQAIHVTESIFNDVRMGKIPQSGAAIATVRSMVETTLAEPHALLALSLIKDYDDYTFRHSVNVAVIALAVGRASGLDEARLRVLGLGALLHDLGKLRIDITIINKPGRLTSSEFKRIKDHPGEGAAILRQMTEVPEAAVAIALGHHLGYDRSGYPAAARRLEMPDYVHMVAIADAYDAMTTLRPYQQAMTPRGAMARLRESAGSLYHPQLLENFAADLGSYPVGSLVRLNSNQIGLVSRVGFAEDESVRLKILLDADGRELVPPELMDLVGADMRRIVGEVSPLSRGIQVADYLP; translated from the coding sequence ATGGATGGGTCCAGACCGGTTGAAATGATCCAGGCGATGTTGCGCGCGGTTCAGGGGCTGAAGCTCTACCCGGCGCAGCATCCCAACCTGCAGCGGCAGGTGAATGACTGGCTGCTGTGTCTTGAGCGGCTGCTGCGCGAACAGCCGCGGGTGGTGCTCGGGGTGCATCAGCAGACCCTGTTCTGCAATGACCGTCTGTTCACCGAGCCGCTGGCCGCGGCCGAAAACCTGCTGGCGGTTCTCACCGGCCGGGCGATCGCAACGATTGTCTTCACCCGAGGAGTCACCGCCCGCGAACTGGCCGATTTCCTGGTGCTGCTGACCGGGCCCGGTGGCCCGGAGCAGTTGCTGGAGAGCTGCCGTCGGGCCGGTCTGCGACATATCCAGGCGCAGCTCGTCGAGGATGAAGAGGACCGGGAGCCCGCGCAACGTGCGGACAAGGTTTACCAGCAGGCGATTCATGTCACCGAGTCGATTTTCAACGACGTGCGGATGGGGAAGATTCCGCAGTCGGGAGCGGCGATCGCGACCGTGCGGTCGATGGTTGAGACGACCCTCGCCGAGCCGCACGCCCTGCTCGCGCTCTCGCTGATCAAGGACTATGACGATTACACTTTTCGTCATTCGGTCAACGTGGCGGTGATCGCTCTCGCCGTCGGTCGTGCCAGCGGTCTCGATGAAGCGCGCCTGCGGGTTCTCGGTCTCGGCGCTCTGCTGCACGATCTCGGCAAACTGCGCATCGATATCACCATCATCAACAAGCCGGGGCGTCTGACCAGCAGCGAATTCAAACGGATCAAGGACCACCCCGGGGAGGGGGCGGCCATTCTGCGACAGATGACAGAGGTTCCCGAGGCGGCGGTGGCGATTGCTCTCGGACACCATCTCGGGTACGACCGCAGTGGTTATCCGGCCGCTGCCCGTCGGCTGGAGATGCCCGATTATGTCCACATGGTCGCCATTGCCGATGCCTATGACGCCATGACCACCCTGCGCCCCTACCAGCAGGCGATGACGCCGCGCGGGGCGATGGCGCGACTGCGCGAGTCCGCGGGCAGCCTCTATCATCCACAACTGCTGGAAAATTTTGCCGCCGATCTCGGGTCCTACCCGGTCGGCAGCTTGGTGCGGCTCAACAGCAACCAGATCGGGTTGGTGAGCCGGGTCGGGTTTGCCGAGGACGAGTCGGTGCGATTGAAAATTCTGCTCGATGCCGACGGTCGGGAGCTTGTCCCGCCGGAGCTGATGGACCTGGTCGGCGCGGATATGCGGCGGATCGTCGGTGAGGTGAGCCCCCTGTCGCGGGGCATCCAGGTCGCCGACTACCTGCCCTGA
- a CDS encoding branched-chain amino acid aminotransferase: MKIDVLPIPDPKPRIEDESQLVFGKQFTDRMFLMEYTTGQGWHSARIQPYGPFSMDPAAMVLHYAQEIFEGLKAFRRDDGSVALFRPADNVARFNRSARRMCMPEVDEAFFLDAIRQLVALEADWVPRSPGTSLYIRPTMIATEPMLGVRPADQYSCYVILSPVGAYYKGGLAPVKIWISDHYVRAAHGGTGEVKTGGNYAASLYAAREAAGQGYDQVLWLDAKNRQHVEEVGSMNMCFIYDGRLVTSPLHGTILDGITRRSILSLAQQMGLEVEERALAVDEIFAGIESGRLTEAFGTGTAVVVSPVGQFTYQGKTALLGDGKTTGEITRKLYDTLTGIQYGRLPDTQGWVVEI; the protein is encoded by the coding sequence ATGAAGATCGATGTCCTTCCCATTCCAGATCCCAAACCACGTATCGAGGATGAATCGCAACTCGTCTTCGGCAAGCAGTTCACCGACCGCATGTTCCTGATGGAATACACCACCGGGCAGGGGTGGCATTCGGCCCGGATTCAGCCCTACGGGCCTTTCAGCATGGACCCGGCGGCGATGGTGCTGCACTACGCCCAGGAGATCTTCGAGGGGCTCAAGGCCTTTCGTCGCGACGACGGTTCGGTGGCGCTGTTCCGTCCGGCCGACAATGTCGCCCGCTTCAATCGCAGCGCCCGCCGGATGTGCATGCCGGAAGTCGACGAGGCGTTTTTTCTCGATGCCATCAGGCAGCTGGTCGCCCTGGAGGCGGATTGGGTGCCGCGCAGCCCCGGCACCAGTCTCTATATCCGACCGACGATGATCGCCACCGAGCCGATGCTCGGCGTGCGCCCGGCCGACCAGTACTCCTGCTACGTGATCCTTTCGCCGGTCGGCGCCTACTACAAGGGTGGGCTGGCCCCGGTGAAGATCTGGATTTCCGATCATTACGTGCGTGCCGCCCATGGCGGCACCGGTGAGGTCAAGACCGGCGGCAATTACGCCGCCAGCCTCTACGCCGCCCGCGAGGCTGCCGGCCAGGGTTATGACCAGGTGCTGTGGCTGGACGCGAAGAACCGGCAGCATGTCGAGGAAGTCGGCAGTATGAACATGTGCTTTATCTACGACGGCAGGCTGGTGACGTCGCCGTTGCACGGGACCATTCTCGACGGTATCACCCGCCGCTCGATTCTCTCCCTGGCGCAGCAGATGGGGCTGGAGGTCGAGGAGCGGGCGCTGGCGGTTGATGAGATCTTTGCCGGGATCGAAAGCGGCCGCCTGACCGAGGCCTTCGGCACCGGAACGGCCGTGGTCGTGTCCCCGGTCGGCCAGTTCACCTACCAGGGGAAGACGGCCCTGCTCGGTGACGGTAAAACCACCGGGGAAATCACCCGCAAACTCTACGATACCCTGACCGGCATTCAGTACGGTCGTCTGCCCGATACCCAGGGTTGGGTGGTCGAAATCTGA
- a CDS encoding class II glutamine amidotransferase, translating to MCRIGAIKSLDFVHPSMALQLMQSQQKGHDNSGFAMVMHDLGGIFENYKKLPTLSMAATDEGVRLAEDILHEAGFQRVLQWVPETNPQPGLDINAMPNYVFETFDYPKHLRNGDKKEQEDLLLDMRLKLREALEPNEEGFVYSFWPDVVTLKEIGDPRDIGTYFNLWQPDDKFTARVITAQCRQNTNYDIVRYAAHPFHLQGYTALANGENTFYLKNVEFQRKLHRGYIGFESDSQCFLYTLHYVHHELGWPLRYYKHVVTPLPFEEIEQREDREQLKAIRQSLAHLEINGPNTIIGVLPDHSMFTCCDAKKLRPVVIGRDEKTVVISSEVCGINEVLPERDWETDIYPNEREIVAIGNDLEVQRWKQ from the coding sequence ATGTGTCGAATCGGCGCAATCAAGAGTCTCGATTTCGTGCATCCGAGCATGGCGCTGCAGCTGATGCAGTCGCAGCAGAAGGGGCACGATAATTCCGGGTTCGCCATGGTCATGCACGACCTCGGCGGCATATTCGAAAACTACAAGAAACTGCCGACCCTGTCGATGGCGGCCACCGACGAGGGGGTGCGGCTGGCTGAGGATATCCTCCACGAGGCGGGTTTTCAGCGGGTGCTGCAGTGGGTCCCCGAGACCAATCCGCAGCCCGGTCTGGATATCAACGCCATGCCCAACTACGTCTTTGAAACCTTCGACTATCCGAAGCATCTGCGCAACGGTGACAAGAAGGAACAAGAAGACCTGCTGCTCGATATGCGTCTCAAGCTGCGCGAGGCCCTGGAGCCGAACGAAGAAGGGTTCGTCTACTCCTTCTGGCCCGATGTGGTGACCCTCAAGGAGATCGGCGATCCGCGTGATATCGGCACCTATTTCAATCTCTGGCAGCCCGATGACAAGTTCACCGCCCGGGTCATCACCGCCCAGTGCCGGCAGAACACCAACTACGATATCGTCCGCTACGCCGCCCATCCCTTCCACCTGCAGGGTTACACGGCGCTGGCCAACGGCGAGAACACCTTCTACCTGAAAAACGTCGAATTCCAGCGTAAACTGCACCGCGGCTACATCGGTTTCGAGTCCGATTCGCAGTGTTTTCTCTACACCCTGCATTACGTGCATCACGAACTGGGCTGGCCGCTGCGCTACTACAAGCATGTCGTCACTCCGCTGCCTTTCGAGGAGATCGAGCAGCGCGAGGACAGGGAGCAACTCAAGGCGATCCGCCAGTCCCTCGCCCACCTGGAAATCAACGGTCCCAACACCATTATCGGGGTGCTGCCGGATCACAGCATGTTCACCTGCTGCGACGCCAAGAAGCTGCGTCCCGTGGTGATCGGCCGCGATGAGAAGACGGTGGTCATCTCCTCCGAGGTCTGCGGCATCAACGAAGTTCTTCCGGAGCGCGACTGGGAGACCGACATCTATCCCAACGAGCGGGAAATTGTCGCCATCGGCAATGATCTGGAGGTGCAGCGATGGAAACAATGA
- a CDS encoding J domain-containing protein produces MIYRELEAALSILGLGQRASLAEIRNRYHQLAREHHPDGGTARESDQMQRINAAYRLLRDYCAGYCYDFSEAEFYEQDPEARLRRQFAEDPVWGGHDDQAG; encoded by the coding sequence ATGATCTATCGGGAACTGGAGGCGGCCCTCTCGATCCTCGGACTCGGACAGCGGGCATCCCTGGCCGAGATCAGGAACCGCTATCATCAACTGGCCCGCGAACATCATCCCGACGGCGGCACGGCGCGGGAATCGGACCAGATGCAGCGAATCAACGCCGCCTACCGCCTGCTGCGTGACTATTGCGCTGGTTATTGTTACGATTTCAGTGAAGCGGAGTTCTACGAACAGGACCCCGAAGCGCGCCTGCGGCGCCAGTTTGCCGAGGATCCGGTATGGGGCGGCCACGACGATCAGGCAGGCTGA
- a CDS encoding FAD-dependent oxidoreductase, which yields MSAKIIGFDDQNKRISTQQLLQKIYAALDAGETEFEVLSSGHHDIGGPLWTEDGAPLKFRVKNPGQRVGSFGLEGTEIVVEGSAPADAGWLNAGAELTILGDGGDTTAHCAAAGKIYVAGRVGTRSGSLMKHDPAYQPPEFWVLKRTGSFCFEFMGGGIAVICGHGCEDETSVLGDRACMGMVGGTIYVRGPVEGLSGDVWLLDLDEADREFLSAGMPVFLEKIGRGPLLAELTDFSRWKKIVAKSYEERHVHSRISMREFLTRKWIEGGIFGDVVQDDYQHVGGLVNVGADRLKIPHWQDKRFGAPCQVACPSNIPTQDRINLLRQGKHEEALQLVLRYSPFPASVCGEVCPNPCMDACSRQYVDKSVSMAALGRLSRDIPAPEPQPDSGKRVAVIGGGPGGLSAAWQARLSGHQVTVFEADEEIGGKLRQVIPPERLPEDSLNSEIRRIKDLGIEVRANTPVDAELFARIRADYDAVVISSGAHNPVVIPFPGHERLLKGLDFLKAVNAGKKPKIGKKVVVIGAGNAGMDVCLGAYAMGAEKVIAIDVQRPSAFQKEIDHVKALGGEVRWPVFTEKITEQGLVTKEGELIEADDVIISIGERPDLSYVPREWLTERGMMDVDACGQVVKAPGVFAIGDTIQPGLLTHAIGQGQEAIAYVNDLFAGRELTPIVKPEMINQSCLSKELFKPRNRGKFCIIDGKEETLRCISCGTCRDCSMCLEACPEGAIRRVEKEDGSFEYVSDDEVCIGCSVCAGICPCGVWAMEQVV from the coding sequence ATGTCCGCGAAAATTATCGGTTTTGATGACCAGAACAAGCGCATTTCCACCCAGCAGCTGCTGCAGAAAATCTACGCGGCGCTCGATGCCGGTGAGACCGAGTTCGAAGTGCTCTCCTCGGGACACCACGATATCGGCGGACCGCTCTGGACCGAAGACGGCGCGCCGCTGAAATTCCGGGTGAAAAACCCCGGCCAGCGGGTCGGTTCCTTCGGCCTCGAAGGGACCGAAATCGTCGTCGAGGGTTCGGCCCCGGCCGATGCCGGCTGGCTCAACGCCGGCGCCGAGCTGACCATCCTCGGTGACGGCGGTGACACCACCGCCCACTGTGCCGCGGCGGGGAAAATCTATGTCGCCGGCCGGGTCGGCACCCGCTCCGGTTCGCTGATGAAGCACGATCCGGCCTACCAGCCGCCGGAATTCTGGGTTCTCAAGCGCACCGGCTCCTTCTGCTTTGAATTCATGGGCGGCGGCATCGCCGTGATCTGCGGCCACGGCTGCGAAGATGAGACCTCGGTCCTCGGCGACCGCGCCTGCATGGGCATGGTCGGCGGCACCATCTATGTCCGTGGACCGGTCGAAGGCCTTTCCGGTGACGTCTGGCTGCTCGATCTTGATGAGGCCGACCGGGAGTTTCTCTCTGCCGGGATGCCGGTGTTCCTGGAAAAGATTGGTCGCGGCCCGCTGCTGGCGGAGCTGACCGATTTCTCCCGCTGGAAGAAGATCGTCGCCAAGTCCTACGAGGAGCGCCACGTTCACAGCCGTATCAGCATGCGCGAGTTCCTCACCCGGAAATGGATCGAAGGGGGCATCTTCGGCGATGTGGTCCAGGACGATTACCAGCATGTCGGCGGCCTGGTCAACGTCGGCGCCGACCGGCTGAAGATTCCCCACTGGCAGGACAAGCGTTTCGGCGCTCCCTGCCAGGTCGCCTGTCCCTCCAATATCCCCACCCAGGACCGCATCAACCTGTTGCGTCAGGGGAAGCACGAGGAGGCGCTGCAGCTGGTGCTCAGGTATTCGCCCTTCCCGGCGTCGGTCTGCGGCGAGGTCTGTCCCAACCCCTGCATGGACGCCTGCAGCCGCCAGTATGTCGACAAGTCGGTCAGCATGGCCGCCCTCGGCCGGCTGTCGCGGGACATCCCGGCTCCCGAGCCGCAGCCCGACAGCGGCAAACGGGTGGCGGTGATCGGCGGTGGCCCCGGCGGCCTTTCGGCGGCCTGGCAGGCGCGGCTCTCAGGCCACCAGGTGACGGTTTTCGAGGCCGACGAGGAGATCGGCGGCAAGCTGCGCCAGGTCATTCCGCCGGAACGGCTGCCCGAGGATTCCCTCAACAGCGAGATCCGGCGGATCAAGGATCTGGGGATCGAGGTCCGTGCCAACACCCCGGTCGACGCCGAGCTGTTCGCCCGCATCCGCGCCGACTACGACGCGGTGGTGATCTCCTCCGGTGCCCACAATCCGGTGGTCATTCCCTTCCCCGGCCATGAACGGCTGCTCAAGGGGCTCGACTTTCTCAAGGCCGTCAACGCCGGGAAAAAGCCGAAAATCGGCAAAAAGGTGGTGGTCATCGGCGCCGGCAACGCCGGCATGGATGTCTGCCTCGGCGCCTACGCCATGGGGGCGGAGAAGGTGATCGCCATCGACGTGCAGCGGCCCTCGGCTTTCCAGAAGGAAATCGACCACGTTAAGGCCCTCGGCGGAGAGGTGCGCTGGCCGGTCTTCACCGAGAAGATCACCGAGCAGGGACTGGTGACCAAAGAGGGCGAACTGATCGAGGCCGACGACGTCATCATCTCCATCGGCGAGCGTCCCGACCTTTCCTACGTGCCGCGCGAATGGCTGACCGAGCGCGGCATGATGGATGTCGACGCCTGCGGCCAGGTGGTCAAGGCGCCGGGGGTGTTCGCCATCGGCGACACCATCCAGCCGGGGCTGCTGACCCACGCCATCGGCCAGGGACAGGAGGCGATCGCCTATGTCAATGACCTGTTCGCCGGCCGTGAGCTGACGCCGATCGTCAAGCCGGAGATGATCAACCAGAGCTGCCTTTCCAAGGAGCTGTTCAAACCGCGCAACCGCGGCAAGTTCTGCATCATCGACGGCAAGGAGGAGACCCTGCGCTGCATCTCCTGCGGCACCTGTCGCGACTGTTCCATGTGTCTTGAGGCCTGCCCGGAAGGGGCTATCCGACGGGTCGAGAAGGAAGACGGATCCTTCGAGTATGTTTCGGATGATGAAGTCTGTATCGGTTGCAGCGTTTGCGCGGGGATATGTCCGTGCGGAGTATGGGCCATGGAACAGGTGGTGTGA
- a CDS encoding ammonium transporter, translating into MARLVSTLFSLLLLLSATPVLAADRLDSGDTAWMLVSSALVLAMLPGLALFYGGMVRSKNVLSTTMHTVAAMAIMGVQWVAIGYSLAFGGEGRFIGGLANAFLCGITPESLTGSIPTYVFIMFQGMFAVITPALISGAIAERMKFSTYCVFILLWGTLVYDPLCHWVWGDGGWLLELGALDFAGGTVVHLSSGISALVLALALGRRIGYPQERLVPHNLPMTLLGAGLLWFGWFGFNAGSALSAGGSAALAFATTQTAAAAGALSWMLLEWLHAGKPSALGAASGIVAGLVVITPAAGFVTPGWAMLMGLTAGPVCYGGVMLKHRLGYDDSLDAFGVHGLGGAWGAVATGIFATVGATGLVSGNFHQFWVQLIGVVAAGGYAVVVTTLLVLVLKATMGLRVEKDDERMGLDQVAHSETAYS; encoded by the coding sequence ATGGCCCGTCTTGTTTCCACTCTCTTTTCTCTGCTGCTGCTTCTTTCCGCAACGCCGGTGCTGGCTGCCGACCGGCTCGACAGCGGCGATACCGCCTGGATGCTGGTCTCTTCGGCCCTGGTGCTGGCCATGCTGCCCGGCCTGGCGCTTTTCTACGGTGGCATGGTCCGGTCCAAGAATGTTCTCTCGACCACCATGCACACCGTGGCGGCGATGGCGATCATGGGGGTGCAGTGGGTCGCCATCGGCTACTCCCTGGCTTTCGGCGGCGAGGGGCGTTTCATCGGCGGCCTGGCCAATGCTTTTCTCTGCGGCATCACTCCCGAGAGCCTGACGGGTTCGATTCCCACCTACGTCTTCATCATGTTCCAGGGGATGTTCGCGGTGATCACCCCGGCCCTGATCTCCGGAGCGATCGCCGAGCGGATGAAGTTTTCCACCTACTGCGTCTTTATCCTGCTCTGGGGGACGCTGGTCTATGATCCCCTCTGTCACTGGGTGTGGGGGGATGGGGGCTGGCTGCTGGAGCTGGGGGCGCTCGATTTTGCCGGGGGGACCGTGGTTCATCTCTCCTCCGGAATCTCGGCCCTGGTGCTGGCGCTGGCGCTGGGACGCCGGATCGGTTATCCGCAGGAGCGGCTGGTGCCGCACAACCTGCCGATGACTCTGCTCGGTGCCGGTCTGCTCTGGTTCGGCTGGTTCGGTTTCAACGCCGGCAGCGCCCTGTCGGCGGGTGGCAGCGCGGCGCTGGCTTTCGCCACCACCCAGACCGCGGCGGCGGCCGGAGCGCTCTCCTGGATGCTGCTGGAGTGGCTGCACGCCGGCAAGCCGAGTGCCCTGGGGGCGGCCTCGGGGATCGTTGCCGGGCTGGTGGTGATCACCCCGGCGGCCGGTTTCGTTACCCCGGGATGGGCCATGCTGATGGGGCTGACCGCCGGGCCGGTCTGCTATGGCGGCGTGATGCTGAAGCACCGGCTGGGTTACGACGATTCCCTCGATGCTTTCGGTGTTCACGGCCTCGGTGGGGCCTGGGGAGCAGTCGCCACCGGCATCTTCGCGACGGTCGGGGCCACCGGGCTGGTCTCGGGCAATTTTCACCAGTTCTGGGTGCAGTTGATCGGCGTGGTTGCCGCCGGCGGTTACGCGGTGGTGGTGACCACGCTGCTGGTGCTGGTGCTCAAGGCCACTATGGGGCTGCGGGTCGAAAAGGATGACGAGCGCATGGGGCTTGATCAGGTGGCGCATTCGGAGACCGCCTACAGCTGA